The following are encoded in a window of Sminthopsis crassicaudata isolate SCR6 chromosome 3, ASM4859323v1, whole genome shotgun sequence genomic DNA:
- the EDN2 gene encoding endothelin-2: MVTPSARWCSVALTLLFFLHEGEGHLPPESVPAKGAQSSHLRIKRCSCNSWLDKECVYFCHLDIIWVNTPGQTTPYGLGNPPRRRRRRALSRCECASSRDHTCATFCHLPQPRYLAKPKMTLHSGPSTTSLLQDTRAAAGSRLLRALRDIAKSQEHLWQRKSLGGPRPNLLSHRRKR; the protein is encoded by the exons ATGGTCACCCCGTCAGCCCGCTGGTGCTCCGTGGCGCTcaccctcctcttcttcctgcaCGAAG GAGAgggccatctgcctccagaatcTGTACCTGCCAAGGGAGCCCAAAGCAGCCACTTGCGCATCAAGAGATGTTCCTGCAACAGCTGGCTGGACAAGGAATGCGTCTACTTTTGTCACTTGGACATCATCTGGGTGAACACGCCAGG ACAGACCACTCCTTACGGCCTGGGAAATCCGCCAAGACGCCGCCGCCGCCGAGCCCTGAGCAGGTGTGAGTGTGCCAGCTCCAGAGACCACACCTGTGCCACCTTCTGTCACCTTCCCCAGCCAAG GTACCTGGCTAAGCCAAAGATGACCCTCCACAGCGGGCCTTCCACAACCTCTCTTCTTCAGGATACAAGGGCAGCTGCAGGCAGCCGGCTCCTCAGGGCACTAAG GGACATCGCCAAGTCCCAAGAGCATTTGTGGCAACGCAAGTCTTTAGGAGGTCCCAGACCCAATCTGCTGTCTCACAGGAGGAAGcgataa